The DNA segment tttatttcttCTGTAGTGATTAATTTTAACCAAATACAACTATTAAGCGTGTTAGTAGCACATTCTCATCTTATGTTCTTTCATAGCTTTTGCGATGAGAAATTCTATCATACAACTAAATTAAGCAACCTTTTTCTAGaattaaatgaatattaaaCAGAAAAAAAAGTGAGATATGAAGAATAATAGAAAGAAAATGCAATATTATTTGGTTGATGaggttttatatatttttattgtttactAAAGGAGATGATTGCATTGCCATTAACCATGGATCCAGCTTCATCAGCATAATTGGTGTTTATTGTGGACCTGGACATGGCATCAGGTAAGTTGAAGTAAATTTGCAGTTCCACATTATAATCAAAGTTATTAGGTCAATATTATGAGACTATATGGGATGCATGTAGTATTGGGAGCTTAGGAAAAAATGGAGCTCATCAAACAGTAGAAGAGATATACGTACGAAATTGCACCTTCAATAGAACCACAAATGGAGCTAGAATCAAGACATGGATAGTAAGGATAACAAGTTTCTCTATATATTTGTTCTAAAAAATTAAGCAAATTATAAATGAGATTAAATAAGTTTGATGTTTTGTGTTCCTTAAATCAGGGAGGACAAGGATATGCAAGGAAGATCACATTTAAGGATATTGTACTTGTTGAAACTACAAACCCTGTAATTATTGATCAACAATACAACCCATATGATAGTGTTGAAGCAGTGAGGGTGAGTGATGTTAGTTATCACAATGTGAGGGGAACCTCAAGTTCTGCGCATGCAATCAAACTGCACTGTGACAAAAACATAGGTTGCACCAACATTGTATTGAAGGGGATTAACATAACTACCATTGCTGGAAAGAAAACTTATGCATCATGCAAAAATGTAAAAGGGGTGTGCTCTTTCTGTAATCCCCATGTGCCATGCCTTTCTCACTCCTGAATGATCAAATTTATGTGATCACTGTCTCagtgttttattattttttctgctaTGTAATGAATTCTTGATCGAATATTGCAAATGCTACAAACTCTACCATTGGGATTTAGTACCTAAGTTTTCATTTAtgaaatacatatatatttgaGATTGAGgcacataatattaataatctgTAAAGTCACATACATACATAAAGTAGATTGAAAGGGAAAAAAGGTTAATTCCCTTTGATTGGACTCATGATATATGAGACacaaatgataaaataaaaattccaaCAATTAGATTTTTGTAATTAGCCCTTGAGTTTGGTGAAAAAATGTCTCATTGTTGCCTTTGAATATGTGTATAATTTGTCCGCGtaagaagtaataatttgtccctaaagACGGATAACGAACCTACAAGAAACAATTGAATTATCAATTATAAGATTtactaaatagaaaaaaaaagtttgttggGAATTTGTTTAATGATTGCAAGAATTGTAAAGAAAGTAAGTTAAAGAGTTTGTTGggggttcatccttcttacacttttgtattttgaaaatcatagtaatattctatcatttgattgatgttgatgtccatataaaaatcatttatatagattcctcacatataaaattagtAAGAGagtttcctaaatattgatttcgtgcatatttataaaaactccttagcattacgattagatgttgatagaaattaacatttcaaatatattcctggcattcaaatatgttactacaaaaaaaagtgtatattgtggcggtttttTTCGTATAAAGTGgcgtttataaccgccacaatatacgcttgtggcggtttcccaaaccgccatagaactggccgccacaaagtttaatgtggcggttttatgttacccgccgcaacacccgccactttaaacatagtgtaaatagtggcggtttttatatgtaagtagtgtcagttataactgtcgcaatttacaatcattgaagaagattctgACACCATAATATTCGTAAGTAGTGGCgtttttaactgacgtaattttaatactgaataagtaaaatttaaccacttttttataatctgttttatacaattataaaatttaaccaccacttttctataatcttttttataatctgttttatacaattataaaatttaaccaccattttttcataataaaataaaataatgtataaagttataatcatccattcatttcattaaaaattaaagcacacataataatgttcaaatgtttatatgtaattgaaagttaaagcacacataataatgttcaaaagtttaaaacacataaaaagttcatacatccctaatcaagtttaaaattccAACACATAGttgttcaaaagttcatacattcctagtcaagtttaaaattaaaacacacatctctaatcagttttgcttccggcacttgatcctattacttgattaggtgatggagcaccacttccataatctgatgcctgaaataaataattttaagttaataaatttgtatgtttataattataaaataaaagacaccaataaatatttaaatatattaatacctcATTGGTGGATGCATGAACCAAATTAGCTGCTATTGCAGCAAAATGTTCTGGAACGTCTTTTCTTGAAGCAATATAAGCAAGCAAAGTGTTCATTTGATTTTTCACAGTTGCAAGCTCATTTTCCATTTGAGTTATCTTGTCCTCCACATTTGATGAAGTTGAACTAGAGGAAGCATGGTTCATACCACTTAGCCTTGTTGTGGATCCTTTGAAAGCAAGGCTGAGACAAGCTCCATATGATAGCCCTCTAACTCGACTCGGATGCTCCTTACCAAATATGACACCAATTGGATCTTCTGGAGATATATTTGAACCACCTTTTGGATTTGTCAACATTAGTTCATCAATTTTTTCctggataaaattgaaaatatatcaTGGCAGCAACAGTAAACATAATGAAATGGTTGAACTCTCAACTACAACATAGAATGAGGGTAAGGTATAAAAGAAACCATCCAAAGTTCATCCCAATTCTCTACAATTTTGATGACTGTGACTTAAAACCCAAAGAAGGTAAAAAGGTAAGAAAAAAAACTGAGAAATTAAAGGTAATAATTAAAGCATgctataaaagaaaatattgattaattttaaaattccctTGTGGTAAAAGGTTCTTTATACATGCACTCCATTATTAATTTCCCATAGCATGCTATAATCTAGTGCGATTAATAACAGACCATGTGTTTGGTcatcaatcaatctagtgctaaaATCTATATGATAGCATTCTCACTCATCAATCACTATCCAAATTAAGACCATGTGGTTGCTTATGCCAAGTCTTCAACGTAAATAGCAATGCCCTTGCATGGCTGTCCAAGTCATTCCCCAATGGAACCTTAAAGACAAAATCTGTAAAATCATACCCCTAAATATAGATGCACCTATTCATCTATAAATAACAATTACCCACCCCTGATTCCACTTAAGTCCATGCTATCATGGAAATATTGTGCCTGTCACCATCACATAAACTACCAttcatttttatcattataattcttattattattactatttctaGATTTCctgctttttctttttcctatccACCACTTCCCATatcaatacatcatcatcaaagtAGTCCAAACACTTACCCCAATTTCCAGCGCCTCTTCATTCACATATATGCCATTTTTCCTCTTATGTGTGATCTTCCACATTTCAGCTCGTCCAATATTTTTACCAGTCTCAATTTTCTATAtgttcaacaataataatataagtataatgtggtggaaattgtaatatattaaaataaagagcaCAATATAAGTAAACAAATACcaaattatttcttcttcttgacaAAGACATAGCACCACCAGTGTGAGGAATAACTTGTCTCTTCCTTATATCTCTATTTCTATTACACATGTTCtacaaagtgaaaatgaaatcaGTTTTGTGTAAACTTAAAGTAagcttattaataataaaaaaacagagtTTACTATACCATTGTAGAAGGCCTCAAACGATAATCAACAAAAACAGCCCATTGTTCCATGTTTAATCCAGCTGGAACATTCTTGATGAGGTCACTTCTGCTCATAAGAGGGTCATAAAATTCATTCCAAAGCTTGCATCTGTATTCCCTCCACAGTTTCCCAATTTTAAACATAACATCTCTTTTAGCCAAATCTTCATTTACTTTGA comes from the Phaseolus vulgaris cultivar G19833 chromosome 8, P. vulgaris v2.0, whole genome shotgun sequence genome and includes:
- the LOC137826582 gene encoding uncharacterized protein; the encoded protein is MFKIGKLWREYRCKLWNEFYDPLMSRSDLIKNVPAGLNMEQWAVFVDYRLRPSTMNMCNRNRDIRKRQVIPHTGGAMSLSRRRNNLKIETGKNIGRAEMWKITHKRKNGIYVNEEALEIGEKIDELMLTNPKGGSNISPEDPIGVIFGKEHPSRVRGLSYGACLSLAFKGSTTRLSGMNHASSSSTSSNVEDKITQMENELATVKNQMNTLLAYIASRKDVPEHFAAIAANLVHASTNEASDYGSGAPSPNQVIGSSAGSKTD